In the Marinomonas algicola genome, one interval contains:
- the rlmM gene encoding 23S rRNA (cytidine(2498)-2'-O)-methyltransferase RlmM, which produces MKNVLLYCRQGFEKDCAAEISDLANQEGFYGYAKVTANSGFVVYVMDQADAGERLVKGLSFNNLIFARQIIAVNDVLEMSQGSRVESLLDAARSLPLAEDLWIETADTNEAKALSGLIKKFEKPLRSGWKKSGLIRTKAVGVRHHVFLLDGESAYLGVSYDVCRSDHLMGIRRLRFPSAAPSRSTLKLEEAFHQFIPANQWDKHLSEGLVAVDLGAAPGGWTWQFVQRGIHVIAIDNGPMQKALMATNLVEHETSDGFKYQPKRPVDWLVCDMIETPMQVASLMSKWLVKGWTRKTIFNLKLPMKKRYQEVDQCLEFVQSELKQAGLSYSLQAKHLYHDREEVTVCIITR; this is translated from the coding sequence ATGAAGAATGTATTACTTTATTGTCGTCAAGGTTTTGAAAAAGATTGCGCGGCTGAAATTTCAGATTTAGCCAATCAAGAAGGGTTTTATGGTTATGCTAAAGTAACCGCAAACTCAGGTTTTGTTGTTTATGTTATGGATCAAGCCGACGCGGGTGAGCGTTTAGTGAAAGGGTTGAGCTTTAATAATTTGATCTTTGCTAGGCAGATTATTGCTGTTAATGATGTATTGGAAATGTCTCAGGGGTCTCGAGTTGAGTCCTTATTGGACGCAGCACGTTCTTTACCTCTTGCAGAAGATTTATGGATTGAAACAGCGGATACAAATGAGGCTAAAGCTTTATCTGGCTTGATTAAAAAGTTCGAAAAACCTTTAAGGAGCGGTTGGAAGAAATCTGGCTTGATTCGCACTAAAGCGGTCGGGGTGCGTCATCATGTATTTTTATTGGATGGGGAATCGGCGTATTTAGGTGTGTCTTATGATGTCTGCAGAAGCGATCATTTGATGGGGATTCGCCGTTTGCGCTTTCCCTCGGCCGCACCGAGTCGATCAACATTAAAGTTAGAAGAAGCTTTTCATCAGTTTATTCCAGCTAATCAATGGGATAAGCATTTATCTGAGGGGTTGGTTGCAGTCGATTTAGGTGCGGCCCCTGGTGGTTGGACTTGGCAGTTTGTGCAGCGAGGGATTCATGTCATTGCCATTGATAATGGCCCGATGCAGAAAGCCTTGATGGCCACAAATTTGGTCGAGCATGAAACGTCTGATGGGTTTAAGTATCAGCCAAAACGTCCAGTCGATTGGTTGGTTTGCGATATGATAGAGACGCCAATGCAAGTCGCTTCTCTTATGTCAAAATGGCTTGTTAAGGGGTGGACAAGAAAAACGATCTTTAACTTGAAACTGCCAATGAAGAAGCGTTATCAAGAAGTGGATCAGTGTCTTGAGTTTGTGCAGTCTGAATTAAAGCAAGCTGGTCTATCATACAGTTTGCAAGCAAAACATCTTTATCACGATCGCGAAGAAGTAACGGTCTGTATTATTACACGGTAA
- a CDS encoding diguanylate cyclase has protein sequence MKNKILLVEDSPVVLKVLRYLVSQNDLFMPVLAKCYADAQECLEAHSGDFFAAVVDLNLPDAEHGEVVDLVLDKQIPCIVLTGNFDDDLRLKLLNKGVVDYITKDSRYSFNHVMKVLDRLEKNRRIKVLVAEDSSTSRLFIKILLQQYQFQVLEAENGQEALAILEQDSHIRMLITDYNMPLINGYDLVRMLRHNERFKDLVIIGLSAEGDSSLSAKFIKSGANDFLKKPFYHEEFHCRVNHNIEAQEMLQTIRDLANIDPLTKLYNRRFLFTEGESLYQKSIASDRVLSVVMLDIDFFKRVNDTHGHLIGDALLLEFSAYLVSVFPDEMISRFGGEEFCVLISTESSELTIQRFEAFLSEIKKMTFTENKITITCSGGMNCDMQPTLSQAIEIADERLYTAKNTGRDKFIFE, from the coding sequence GTGAAAAATAAGATTTTATTGGTTGAAGACAGCCCTGTTGTATTAAAAGTGCTTCGATATCTGGTTTCACAAAATGACTTATTCATGCCGGTTTTGGCAAAATGCTATGCGGATGCTCAGGAATGTTTAGAAGCGCATTCAGGTGATTTTTTTGCCGCGGTTGTTGATTTAAATCTTCCCGATGCTGAGCACGGTGAAGTTGTTGATTTGGTGTTAGATAAGCAGATTCCATGTATTGTGCTTACAGGAAACTTCGATGATGATCTTCGGCTTAAATTGCTTAATAAGGGTGTTGTAGATTACATTACCAAAGACAGTCGTTATTCATTTAATCATGTAATGAAGGTTTTGGATCGATTAGAAAAAAATCGACGTATTAAGGTACTTGTCGCTGAAGATTCGTCAACCAGTCGGCTTTTTATTAAAATCCTATTACAGCAGTATCAATTTCAGGTTCTTGAGGCTGAAAATGGTCAAGAAGCATTAGCGATACTGGAGCAAGACAGCCATATTCGTATGTTGATAACAGATTATAATATGCCCCTTATTAATGGATACGATTTGGTGCGTATGCTGAGGCATAATGAGCGTTTTAAAGATTTGGTTATTATTGGTTTGTCAGCAGAGGGTGACTCTTCTTTATCGGCTAAGTTTATCAAATCTGGCGCTAATGATTTTCTAAAAAAACCCTTTTATCATGAAGAGTTTCATTGTCGGGTAAATCACAATATAGAAGCTCAAGAAATGTTACAAACGATTCGTGATCTTGCCAATATTGACCCGTTAACTAAGTTGTACAATCGTCGATTTTTATTCACCGAAGGTGAGTCTCTTTATCAAAAATCCATAGCTTCTGATCGAGTGTTGTCTGTTGTGATGCTGGATATTGATTTCTTTAAGCGGGTTAATGATACTCATGGTCATTTGATTGGCGATGCTTTGTTGTTGGAGTTTTCTGCGTATTTGGTATCGGTTTTTCCTGATGAAATGATTAGTCGATTTGGAGGGGAAGAATTTTGTGTTTTGATCTCAACTGAAAGTTCTGAATTAACCATTCAGCGCTTTGAGGCTTTTCTAAGTGAGATAAAAAAAATGACATTTACAGAAAATAAGATCACGATTACTTGTAGTGGCGGCATGAATTGTGACATGCAGCCCACATTAAGTCAGGCAATTGAGATTGCCGATGAAAGGTTATATACAGCAAAAAATACAGGGCGGGACAAGTTTATTTTTGAGTAA
- the gatA gene encoding Asp-tRNA(Asn)/Glu-tRNA(Gln) amidotransferase subunit GatA gives MHSQNISLLAQQLRAKEFSSVELTQHFLDRIKQLDTTINSFITVTEEHALTAAKQADIRLSHGETNPLIGIPVAHKDLFCTQNTLTTCASKMLNNFVPPYESTVTQRMLNSGSIMLGKTNMDEFAMGSSNENSFFGSVKNPWNLNAVPGGSSGGSAAAVAAGLIVAATGTDTGGSIRQPASFCGITGLKPTYGRVSRFGMIAFASSLDQAGPMARSAEDCAHILNSIAGFDEKDSTSSETDKEDYTAQLNQPLTGLKIGLPKEYFGDALDQEVAKVTLDAVKEFEKLGATIVDISLPNLNLSIPSYYVIAPSEASSNLSRFDGVRFGHRCENPKDLLDMYMRSRSEGFGAEIQKRIMVGTYALSEGYYDAYYLKAQKIRRLIKQDFVDALSQVDVIMGPVAPTTAFGLNSKTQDPVAMYLEDIYTLSVNLAGIPAMSIPAGFINKMPVGLQIMGNYFAEAKLLNVAHQFQQHTDWHTHTPTLTEGV, from the coding sequence ATGCACAGCCAAAACATCAGCTTACTTGCACAACAATTGCGTGCAAAAGAATTCTCAAGTGTTGAATTAACACAACATTTTCTTGATCGCATCAAACAGCTTGACACTACGATCAATAGCTTCATCACAGTAACAGAAGAACACGCGCTGACCGCCGCCAAACAAGCTGACATCAGACTAAGCCATGGCGAGACAAACCCATTAATTGGCATCCCTGTTGCCCACAAAGATTTATTTTGCACACAAAACACATTGACTACATGCGCGTCTAAGATGCTAAATAACTTCGTACCGCCGTACGAGTCAACGGTGACACAAAGGATGTTAAATTCCGGCAGCATTATGCTAGGGAAAACAAATATGGATGAATTCGCCATGGGCTCATCCAATGAAAACAGTTTCTTTGGTAGCGTAAAAAACCCATGGAATCTTAATGCTGTGCCAGGCGGGTCTTCTGGTGGTTCCGCCGCTGCGGTTGCTGCCGGTTTAATTGTTGCCGCAACAGGAACAGATACAGGCGGCTCCATCCGTCAACCGGCTTCATTTTGCGGAATCACTGGTCTAAAACCAACATACGGACGCGTATCACGTTTCGGTATGATTGCGTTTGCTTCAAGCTTAGATCAAGCGGGACCCATGGCACGTTCTGCAGAAGATTGTGCACACATATTAAACAGCATCGCTGGTTTTGACGAAAAAGACTCAACATCATCCGAAACAGACAAAGAAGACTATACAGCCCAACTAAACCAACCACTAACAGGTTTAAAAATAGGCCTTCCAAAAGAGTATTTTGGCGACGCGCTCGATCAAGAGGTTGCCAAAGTCACCTTAGACGCGGTAAAGGAGTTTGAAAAGTTGGGGGCAACAATTGTTGATATTTCCCTACCAAACCTTAATTTAAGCATTCCATCCTACTACGTCATTGCTCCGTCGGAAGCATCCTCTAATCTATCTCGATTTGATGGCGTCCGCTTTGGACATCGCTGTGAAAACCCAAAAGACTTGTTAGACATGTACATGAGATCACGCTCTGAAGGCTTCGGCGCAGAAATACAGAAACGCATCATGGTAGGGACTTACGCTCTTTCCGAAGGCTATTACGATGCTTACTATCTAAAGGCGCAAAAAATCCGCCGCCTAATTAAACAAGATTTTGTTGATGCACTTTCCCAAGTCGACGTCATCATGGGACCAGTTGCACCAACCACGGCATTCGGCTTAAACAGCAAAACACAAGATCCGGTAGCAATGTACCTTGAAGACATTTATACCCTTTCAGTCAACCTTGCAGGCATTCCGGCTATGTCCATCCCAGCTGGCTTTATTAACAAAATGCCTGTTGGCTTACAAATTATGGGCAACTACTTCGCCGAAGCAAAACTGTTGAATGTGGCCCATCAATTTCAGCAACATACAGACTGGCACACACATACACCAACACTGACTGAAGGAGTATAA
- the gatC gene encoding Asp-tRNA(Asn)/Glu-tRNA(Gln) amidotransferase subunit GatC, translating to MSLNKQDVQKIAHLARLSLSDNESEQYQESISSVLTLVEQMQSVDTEGVEPLCNPLEMTQRLREDTVTESNQRDSYLAIAPQSEKGLYLVPQVID from the coding sequence ATGTCGCTCAACAAACAAGACGTGCAAAAAATCGCTCATTTAGCTCGACTGTCGCTATCTGATAATGAGTCGGAACAATATCAAGAATCGATATCAAGTGTATTGACTTTGGTTGAGCAAATGCAATCTGTTGATACTGAAGGGGTTGAACCCTTGTGCAACCCTTTGGAAATGACACAAAGACTTAGAGAAGATACGGTAACTGAGTCCAATCAACGTGATTCATATTTAGCGATTGCGCCTCAATCAGAGAAAGGCCTTTATTTAGTCCCGCAAGTTATTGATTAA
- the mreC gene encoding rod shape-determining protein MreC → MSALRFAFLVFLSIMMIWGDARHSVFFPFRPYLSWLVTPIQVVVTMPQKVISWSFEHLASREDLVAENQALNQELLAFRSRLQKLDSLRAENVRLRELLDASQKVEEKIIMAEVIGFDQNAYSHKILIDKGFSTGAYVGQAVLDATGVMGQVVETSAYNSRVLLIADASHQVPVQLSRTGFRSILRGVGDLRRMELLSVPHSADVKKGDILSTSGLDTRFPSDYPVGVVRAVRHIPGKPYADVDVVPLAQLARSRHIMLIDKLERVME, encoded by the coding sequence GTGTCGGCGTTACGCTTTGCCTTTTTAGTGTTCTTATCCATTATGATGATATGGGGTGACGCTCGTCACTCTGTATTTTTTCCGTTTAGACCCTATCTTAGTTGGTTGGTTACCCCTATTCAGGTCGTAGTTACCATGCCTCAAAAAGTTATTTCTTGGTCATTTGAGCATTTAGCAAGTCGTGAAGATTTGGTTGCTGAAAATCAGGCGTTAAATCAAGAATTGCTGGCATTTCGTAGTCGCTTACAAAAACTGGATTCTCTTAGAGCCGAAAACGTTCGCCTTCGGGAGTTGTTAGATGCGTCTCAAAAGGTAGAAGAGAAAATCATAATGGCTGAAGTGATTGGTTTTGATCAAAATGCCTACAGTCATAAAATTCTTATTGATAAAGGTTTCTCTACGGGCGCTTATGTTGGTCAGGCGGTGCTTGATGCAACAGGTGTAATGGGGCAGGTGGTTGAAACCAGTGCCTATAATAGTCGCGTCCTTTTGATTGCTGACGCAAGTCATCAAGTTCCTGTGCAGTTATCGCGTACTGGCTTTCGCAGTATTCTCAGAGGGGTGGGTGACTTGAGGCGTATGGAGTTGTTGAGTGTTCCTCATTCAGCGGATGTCAAAAAAGGCGATATTTTATCAACGTCTGGTTTGGATACTCGATTTCCTAGTGATTATCCCGTTGGTGTTGTTCGAGCTGTTCGTCATATACCTGGTAAACCTTATGCGGATGTTGATGTGGTCCCGTTAGCTCAATTGGCGCGCAGTCGTCATATTATGTTGATTGATAAGTTAGAGCGGGTGATGGAATGA
- the mreD gene encoding rod shape-determining protein MreD yields MKSSFVFILTLIVGLMLEALTFPETMLWYRPEWALLVILYWVIALPFRVGVGVAWVLGLMVDLLQGGIIGQHSLTYVIIAYSCAVFYKRLRMYHRWQQGIFVALLVSLNQLLDFWIDFYVGSAEPTLMIFMPALITGLLWPWSFIVLRSVRRMYSIR; encoded by the coding sequence ATGAAGTCTAGCTTTGTTTTTATACTAACCTTAATTGTTGGTTTAATGTTGGAAGCCTTAACATTCCCTGAAACCATGTTGTGGTATCGGCCTGAATGGGCCTTATTAGTTATTTTGTACTGGGTCATTGCCTTGCCGTTTCGCGTTGGCGTTGGTGTGGCTTGGGTTCTTGGGTTAATGGTCGATCTGTTGCAGGGTGGAATCATAGGGCAGCATTCCCTTACTTATGTCATTATTGCTTATTCTTGCGCTGTTTTTTACAAACGGTTGCGTATGTATCACCGGTGGCAGCAAGGTATTTTCGTGGCTCTTCTAGTAAGCTTGAATCAATTGCTTGATTTCTGGATTGATTTTTATGTTGGTAGTGCAGAACCAACCTTAATGATTTTTATGCCGGCACTTATAACGGGGCTATTATGGCCTTGGTCTTTTATTGTTCTGCGCAGTGTCCGTCGCATGTATTCTATTCGATAA
- a CDS encoding Maf family protein, with protein MVILGSASPRRQELLALLVADFSIVPANIDESLKESELADDYVLRMASEKAHAAFIKWSQSFEGIGGSPIVIGADTSVVVDGKVLGKPNSFDEAYTMLRSLSGRSHQVMTAVCLFDSRFKHYQTANVVTDVTFRVISDLEIEQYWKTGEPKDKAGSYAIQGLGSVFVSSIVGSYSAVVGLPLFETAQLFESLGIHPLQEISHE; from the coding sequence ATGGTTATTTTAGGCTCAGCATCTCCAAGGCGACAAGAGCTACTCGCGTTATTAGTTGCTGATTTTTCTATTGTGCCGGCGAATATTGATGAATCGTTAAAAGAGTCTGAATTGGCTGATGATTACGTTCTGCGGATGGCTTCTGAGAAAGCTCACGCGGCTTTTATTAAGTGGAGCCAATCCTTTGAGGGAATAGGTGGTTCACCTATCGTCATTGGTGCGGACACCAGTGTTGTTGTTGACGGCAAGGTGCTGGGTAAACCGAATTCGTTTGATGAGGCTTATACCATGTTAAGATCTCTATCAGGTCGTTCCCATCAAGTAATGACGGCCGTTTGTTTATTTGACAGTCGGTTTAAACACTATCAGACTGCAAATGTTGTTACAGACGTTACCTTTAGAGTCATTTCAGATCTAGAGATAGAGCAATATTGGAAAACAGGAGAGCCAAAAGATAAGGCTGGCTCTTATGCTATTCAAGGGCTGGGATCCGTTTTTGTCTCCTCAATTGTAGGCTCCTATTCGGCTGTTGTGGGCCTCCCTTTATTTGAAACTGCGCAGCTATTTGAGTCGCTTGGAATTCACCCTTTACAGGAGATATCACATGAGTGA
- the gatB gene encoding Asp-tRNA(Asn)/Glu-tRNA(Gln) amidotransferase subunit GatB yields MNWEIVIGLEIHAQLSTKSKLFSGAAVGFGAEPNTQTALVDLGMPGSLPVLNKEALRMAVMFGHAVNAEIGMKSVFARKNYFYPDLPKGYQTSQMDDPIVGIGHLDITLEDGSVKRVGITRAHLEEDAGKSLHEDFHGMTGIDLNRSSTSLLEIVSEPDIRSAKEAVAYVKMIHSIVTYLGICDGNMAEGSMRCDVNISLRPKGQQEYGTRTEIKNVNSFRFIEKAIHTEVERQADILEDGGKITQETRLYDPEKDETRSMRSKEDANDYRYFPCPDLLPVVLTQEYVDSIKATLPELPVQKAQRFMEEYKLSEYDANVLSSSREMANYFETVTLAAKNPKLSANWVMGELSKLLNQNQIDIADAPVSAENLGLLLQRIEDNTINGKTAKDVFQAIWDGEGTADEIIENKGLKQVTDTKAIEEMIQTILDANQNQVDQYRAAEPDKQKKMIGFFVGQVMKASQGKANPSIVNPILAKLLKG; encoded by the coding sequence ATGAACTGGGAAATTGTAATTGGCCTTGAAATTCACGCTCAACTTTCGACTAAATCAAAATTATTTTCTGGTGCAGCTGTTGGTTTTGGTGCCGAACCAAATACTCAAACCGCTCTGGTAGACCTTGGTATGCCGGGCTCTCTTCCTGTACTAAACAAAGAAGCATTACGTATGGCGGTTATGTTTGGTCATGCGGTAAACGCTGAAATTGGCATGAAATCTGTTTTTGCCCGCAAAAATTATTTTTATCCAGATCTTCCAAAGGGATATCAAACAAGTCAAATGGACGACCCTATTGTTGGCATTGGGCACCTAGACATCACCCTTGAAGATGGATCAGTAAAGCGCGTTGGCATTACCCGTGCTCACTTAGAGGAAGATGCAGGCAAGTCATTGCACGAAGACTTTCATGGCATGACAGGAATAGACCTTAACCGCTCAAGCACTTCATTACTTGAAATCGTATCTGAACCAGACATTCGCTCCGCTAAAGAAGCCGTCGCTTATGTTAAGATGATCCACTCAATTGTTACCTATCTTGGCATTTGCGATGGAAATATGGCCGAGGGATCCATGCGTTGTGACGTAAATATTTCGCTGCGCCCTAAAGGTCAGCAAGAGTATGGTACGCGTACAGAAATAAAGAATGTAAACTCATTCCGCTTCATTGAAAAAGCCATTCACACTGAAGTTGAAAGACAAGCAGACATTTTGGAAGACGGTGGCAAAATCACCCAAGAAACGCGTTTATACGACCCGGAAAAAGACGAAACTCGTAGCATGCGATCCAAAGAAGATGCCAACGACTACCGTTACTTCCCTTGCCCAGATCTACTGCCTGTTGTACTGACACAAGAATACGTGGATTCTATTAAAGCGACATTACCTGAATTGCCTGTACAAAAAGCACAACGCTTTATGGAAGAGTACAAACTAAGCGAATATGACGCCAACGTGCTTTCATCCTCAAGAGAAATGGCCAATTATTTTGAAACAGTTACCTTGGCCGCTAAAAACCCAAAACTGTCTGCAAACTGGGTAATGGGCGAATTGAGCAAATTACTGAATCAAAACCAAATTGATATTGCTGATGCGCCTGTTTCTGCCGAAAACCTAGGTCTTTTATTACAACGCATTGAAGACAACACCATTAATGGAAAAACAGCAAAGGACGTATTCCAAGCCATCTGGGATGGTGAAGGTACGGCTGACGAGATTATTGAAAACAAAGGCTTAAAACAGGTTACCGACACCAAAGCCATTGAAGAAATGATTCAAACCATTTTAGATGCAAATCAAAATCAAGTAGATCAGTATCGCGCTGCAGAGCCAGACAAGCAGAAGAAAATGATTGGATTCTTTGTCGGCCAAGTGATGAAGGCATCACAAGGTAAAGCCAATCCCAGCATTGTTAACCCAATTTTAGCGAAACTGCTAAAAGGCTAG
- a CDS encoding YkgJ family cysteine cluster protein: MECRTNCGACCIAPSITSPIPDMLKGKAAGVRCVHLLDNMNCAIFNSANRPKVCADFKPDLETCGSNRDEAILLLTVMESST, translated from the coding sequence ATGGAATGTCGCACAAATTGTGGCGCATGCTGTATTGCGCCATCAATCACCTCTCCAATACCAGACATGCTTAAGGGCAAAGCCGCAGGCGTAAGGTGCGTTCACTTATTAGACAATATGAACTGCGCGATATTTAATTCAGCGAATAGACCGAAGGTTTGTGCTGACTTTAAGCCAGACCTAGAAACTTGCGGTAGTAATAGAGATGAGGCTATTTTACTATTAACCGTCATGGAAAGTTCAACTTAA
- a CDS encoding rod shape-determining protein yields MFKKIRGMFSSDLSIDLGTANTLIYVRDRGIVLDEPSVVAIRHNGNQKTVASVGTDAKRMLGRTPGNITAIRPLKDGVIADFHVTEKMLQYFISKVHENSILKPSPRVLVCVPCKSTQVERRAIKESALGAGAREVYIIEEPMAAAIGAGLPVAEASGSMVIDIGGGTTEIAIISLNGIVASESIRVGGDRFDEAITTYVRRQYGSLIGDATAERIKTEIGMAYHTGEELQIDVRGRNLAEGIPRAFTLRSSEILEALQEPLAQIVQAIKGVLEQSPPELAGDIAESGLVITGGGALLREIDRLISEETGLPVIIADDPLTCVARGGGMALEMMDKHASELFTADNE; encoded by the coding sequence ATGTTTAAGAAAATTAGGGGAATGTTTTCAAGTGATTTATCGATCGATTTAGGGACAGCTAATACCCTTATATATGTTCGTGATCGTGGAATCGTTCTTGATGAACCATCTGTTGTTGCTATTCGTCATAACGGAAATCAAAAAACAGTGGCCTCTGTTGGTACGGATGCGAAGAGAATGCTAGGTAGAACGCCTGGGAATATAACGGCTATTCGCCCTCTGAAAGATGGTGTTATTGCAGATTTTCATGTAACTGAAAAAATGCTGCAATATTTTATTTCTAAAGTGCATGAAAATAGCATTTTAAAGCCGAGTCCAAGAGTTTTAGTGTGTGTTCCTTGTAAGTCAACTCAAGTAGAGAGAAGAGCAATTAAAGAATCTGCATTAGGGGCAGGTGCTAGGGAAGTGTATATTATTGAAGAGCCAATGGCCGCGGCTATTGGTGCCGGATTGCCGGTTGCCGAAGCGTCTGGCTCAATGGTTATTGATATTGGTGGTGGCACGACTGAAATCGCCATTATTTCATTGAATGGTATTGTTGCATCGGAATCCATTCGTGTTGGTGGTGATCGATTTGATGAAGCTATTACCACTTATGTGCGTCGTCAATATGGTAGTTTAATTGGAGATGCGACAGCAGAAAGAATCAAAACCGAAATTGGTATGGCTTATCATACTGGTGAAGAGTTACAAATTGATGTTCGTGGGCGTAATCTGGCTGAGGGCATTCCTCGCGCTTTCACTCTTAGAAGCAGTGAAATATTGGAAGCATTGCAAGAGCCTTTGGCGCAAATAGTGCAAGCTATTAAGGGTGTATTAGAACAATCACCACCAGAGTTAGCGGGTGATATTGCTGAGTCAGGTTTGGTTATTACTGGTGGCGGTGCTTTGCTGAGAGAAATAGACCGTCTTATAAGCGAAGAGACTGGGTTACCTGTCATAATCGCTGATGACCCTCTTACCTGTGTCGCACGTGGTGGTGGCATGGCTTTAGAGATGATGGATAAGCACGCTTCAGAGTTATTTACGGCAGATAACGAATAG
- a CDS encoding L,D-transpeptidase family protein, with the protein MKSTTIRTACILITSLVLTACSTPKTKNAFILTPPSQKQIETNVQAQVSLMLTAFTPVAGQAIPNEAVLSAYEQRDYSPFWIQKDTIDSSIHQLLDILELSYTHGLNPVHYYTEEIKEYLSLPTPSQKQLAELDVITTIAFSSYAHDLSIGRYEPQLIDPNWQLDAPTNDWSEILFLEKTSDMIRFLPLLAPRHPNYQVLQKWLVYYQNLNNKEPDIRVKAGVPLSVGDQGERVAQIRARLIQLGDIRFSTRKTNEDYFDDKLKLALIHFQKRHDILEDGHAGAQTIEMLNVPVKVRAQQIAYNLERWRWLPSTLESERIWVDLTDYKVHTFLNDQHSTMKVVIGKNERKTPVFKGNMTYMVTNPTWRVPHRIAQETLLPKIHQDPNYLTKHGYQVYSSWTVGAKQLDPLTINWPEITHSNLRYRFEQTPDEGNALGAYKFMFPNKNDIYLHDTPSKHLFKEHIRAFSSGCVRLEKPEEFAQLIVASSSKRTGELEKAKKSKATNVVSLPKEIPVYLVYFTVAPNENGMPEFRNDIYQRDELMEEAMGYYSFNPKESL; encoded by the coding sequence ATGAAGTCAACGACTATACGAACTGCATGTATTTTAATTACGTCATTAGTGCTGACAGCATGCTCAACACCTAAAACGAAAAACGCCTTTATTCTTACACCGCCAAGTCAAAAGCAAATTGAAACCAATGTTCAAGCTCAAGTTTCACTCATGCTAACAGCGTTTACACCCGTTGCAGGACAGGCCATTCCCAATGAAGCCGTTTTATCGGCCTACGAGCAAAGAGATTACTCCCCTTTCTGGATTCAAAAAGACACAATTGATTCATCAATACATCAACTGCTTGATATCTTAGAGCTGTCTTACACTCATGGGTTAAACCCAGTCCATTATTACACCGAAGAAATCAAAGAGTACTTATCACTTCCCACACCAAGCCAAAAACAGCTCGCCGAATTGGATGTCATTACCACTATTGCCTTTTCCAGCTATGCTCACGACTTAAGCATTGGGCGATACGAGCCTCAATTAATCGACCCTAACTGGCAATTAGATGCGCCAACTAATGATTGGTCTGAAATTCTCTTTTTAGAAAAAACATCGGATATGATTCGTTTTTTGCCACTTCTCGCACCCAGACACCCAAATTATCAAGTATTGCAAAAATGGTTAGTGTATTACCAAAACCTTAACAACAAAGAACCTGACATCCGGGTTAAAGCAGGCGTCCCTCTTTCTGTTGGCGATCAAGGAGAACGAGTCGCCCAAATTAGGGCTAGATTGATTCAACTTGGAGACATTCGTTTCTCAACTCGTAAAACCAACGAAGATTATTTTGATGATAAGTTGAAGCTTGCATTAATACACTTCCAAAAACGTCATGACATACTGGAAGATGGGCATGCAGGAGCTCAAACCATTGAGATGCTTAATGTGCCTGTAAAAGTGAGAGCCCAACAAATTGCTTACAACTTAGAGCGCTGGAGATGGCTACCATCAACGCTTGAGTCAGAACGCATCTGGGTTGATCTAACCGATTACAAAGTCCACACCTTTCTAAATGACCAACACTCAACAATGAAGGTGGTTATAGGAAAAAATGAGCGTAAGACTCCTGTCTTTAAGGGCAACATGACTTATATGGTAACCAACCCGACCTGGAGAGTACCCCATAGAATCGCGCAAGAAACGCTCTTACCTAAAATACACCAAGACCCAAACTATTTGACAAAACACGGTTATCAAGTTTATTCAAGCTGGACGGTTGGTGCCAAGCAACTTGACCCTTTAACCATAAACTGGCCTGAGATCACACACAGCAATCTAAGATACAGATTCGAACAGACGCCCGACGAAGGCAATGCGCTCGGGGCTTATAAATTCATGTTCCCGAATAAGAATGATATCTATCTTCATGACACTCCATCTAAGCATCTTTTCAAAGAGCACATCCGAGCCTTTAGCTCTGGCTGCGTAAGACTTGAAAAACCAGAAGAGTTCGCTCAGTTAATTGTTGCATCAAGCTCAAAAAGAACAGGAGAATTAGAGAAAGCTAAAAAATCCAAGGCCACAAATGTGGTTTCTTTACCAAAAGAGATTCCTGTTTATCTAGTGTATTTCACGGTAGCGCCTAACGAAAATGGAATGCCTGAATTTCGTAATGACATTTATCAAAGGGATGAATTAATGGAAGAAGCCATGGGTTATTACTCCTTTAATCCTAAAGAAAGTCTTTAA